One window of Vibrio sinaloensis genomic DNA carries:
- a CDS encoding patatin-like phospholipase family protein, translated as MKNCGVISNAAVHLDTERLKKYTGGKNALVAQGGGQRGIFTAGVLDAFLLSNFDPFHSFYGTSAGALNLCAFLCRQRGIGRSFILDLTTDPEFFQLFRYIRRKQFLGLDWALDKISDYPYRLDIDMGRKMLAGRQAFAAVTDTTRLHDHYLPMLGQDWKQVLVATCAIPRLYAEPVRFSHGEYVDGGVSASIPVQEAWRREARCIVVIRTEGHDLATGTVEVNQEPPVTWLRDSFNVIQEQWQEKIGQWKQDWGAFFNYQMQRAIQQKNQDGKAESLNGGRWLFGADEIYRLSHLLGDKFDSTLADMLMVHYQTYSLTQDFLNSPPDDCYIIQIRPEQALKSSSLMSDTADLLHDYQLGLDAGYRFVEVFSQCASPPVSMTNDCYTNLDT; from the coding sequence CTGCTGTACATCTCGATACTGAACGTCTTAAAAAGTACACTGGCGGAAAAAATGCCCTGGTCGCTCAAGGTGGTGGCCAGCGGGGGATTTTTACCGCAGGCGTACTCGATGCATTTCTTCTCTCTAATTTCGACCCTTTTCACTCTTTCTACGGCACCTCAGCTGGTGCACTCAACTTATGCGCCTTTTTGTGTCGTCAACGGGGTATCGGCCGATCCTTTATTCTCGATTTGACGACTGACCCCGAGTTCTTTCAGCTTTTCCGTTATATCAGACGTAAGCAGTTCCTCGGCTTAGATTGGGCTCTGGATAAGATCAGCGACTACCCATATCGCCTTGATATTGATATGGGCAGAAAGATGTTAGCCGGACGTCAGGCTTTTGCTGCGGTTACTGATACCACCCGGCTGCACGATCACTATTTGCCGATGTTAGGCCAAGATTGGAAACAAGTGTTGGTGGCGACCTGTGCCATCCCCCGCTTGTATGCCGAGCCTGTACGCTTTTCGCATGGCGAGTATGTTGATGGTGGTGTCTCTGCTTCTATCCCGGTACAAGAAGCGTGGCGACGTGAAGCGCGCTGTATTGTTGTCATCCGTACCGAAGGGCATGATTTGGCAACAGGAACCGTCGAGGTTAATCAAGAGCCTCCAGTGACCTGGCTTAGAGATTCATTCAATGTAATTCAGGAGCAGTGGCAAGAAAAAATTGGCCAATGGAAGCAGGACTGGGGCGCGTTTTTTAACTATCAGATGCAACGGGCTATTCAACAGAAAAATCAAGACGGAAAAGCAGAGTCACTCAACGGGGGGCGTTGGCTTTTCGGTGCTGACGAGATCTACCGTCTTAGTCATTTGCTTGGTGACAAATTTGACTCGACTTTAGCCGATATGCTGATGGTGCATTATCAAACCTATTCCTTGACCCAAGACTTTCTCAACTCCCCGCCAGATGATTGCTACATTATTCAGATTCGTCCTGAACAGGCACTTAAATCGAGCTCGCTCATGAGTGATACGGCCGATTTACTTCACGACTATCAGTTGGGCTTAGACGCTGGGTATCGCTTTGTCGAAGTGTTCTCGCAGTGTGCGTCGCCACCGGTGTCGATGACAAACGATTGTTACACCAATCTGGATACCTAG